Proteins co-encoded in one Patescibacteria group bacterium genomic window:
- a CDS encoding ATP-grasp domain-containing protein: protein MIIKDLQTLKEFFNQHQPLIFGAGVYAFDRLGMEKIIPDYRIIALRHSLDTKLIEEDVKILSLEKGMGTKHIQEARNATTVISRIPKTKEYIEKIATKNPNQLGPFVLVYKPSKKMEETCEKNGWKLIANPFGFGKELLENKIKFREILQEIGIPVPSGKIASIDKLHYGHLINKYGLPFVIQHPTRGGGKGTFFINNRADFEKAIENLESVWNEDDEQKVKEADEVVVAKFIDGPSPSIAGCVTKYGILTTSLQYQVLDIPELYNPEKGSGLFCGHDWTSSHFSESVSKQAFEYTEKIGEYFKKLGYQGIFGLDFVLNKKTDKLYVVECNPRLVGTLPTVNMAQLLNNEVPILACHVLEFLGVDYQIDIEAVNQSMRQEKRGAHMFVRNLTGRWAKNHRQLKAGVYKLTKENSLKYLRPGYDLCHLENNEEFLLADGVPLKKSHFSPNRRLCRVLTLNSLLDETDYKKLNPWATQVAQTVYGAFQIKPVRFVKIKKFFAPNFLAKG, encoded by the coding sequence ATGATTATTAAAGACCTTCAAACATTAAAAGAATTTTTTAACCAGCATCAGCCGCTCATTTTTGGGGCGGGCGTTTACGCTTTTGACCGACTGGGGATGGAAAAAATTATTCCTGATTACCGGATTATCGCCTTGCGGCATAGTTTGGACACAAAATTAATTGAAGAAGATGTTAAAATCCTCTCTTTGGAAAAGGGTATGGGAACAAAGCACATCCAAGAGGCGCGCAACGCCACGACCGTTATTAGCAGAATTCCAAAAACAAAAGAATATATCGAAAAAATCGCCACCAAAAACCCAAACCAACTCGGACCTTTTGTTCTTGTTTATAAACCATCTAAAAAAATGGAGGAAACTTGCGAAAAAAACGGCTGGAAATTAATAGCCAATCCTTTTGGTTTTGGGAAAGAACTTTTGGAGAATAAAATTAAGTTTAGAGAAATTCTTCAAGAAATTGGCATCCCTGTTCCATCGGGCAAAATCGCTTCCATTGATAAACTTCACTATGGTCATTTAATCAATAAATACGGCCTGCCTTTTGTGATTCAGCACCCAACAAGAGGCGGAGGCAAAGGAACTTTTTTTATCAATAACCGCGCCGACTTTGAGAAAGCAATTGAAAATTTAGAGAGCGTCTGGAACGAAGACGACGAACAAAAAGTTAAAGAGGCGGACGAAGTCGTTGTCGCAAAATTTATTGACGGCCCTTCGCCAAGCATCGCCGGATGCGTGACTAAATATGGTATTTTAACAACATCTCTCCAGTATCAGGTTTTGGATATTCCCGAACTCTACAACCCAGAAAAAGGCTCTGGGCTTTTTTGCGGGCACGATTGGACAAGCTCGCATTTTTCGGAATCAGTTTCAAAACAAGCGTTTGAGTATACGGAAAAGATTGGGGAATATTTCAAAAAACTTGGCTATCAGGGAATTTTTGGCTTGGATTTTGTTTTAAATAAAAAAACCGACAAACTTTATGTCGTTGAATGCAACCCGCGACTCGTTGGGACGCTTCCAACGGTTAATATGGCGCAACTCCTGAATAACGAAGTTCCTATTCTTGCTTGCCATGTTTTGGAATTTTTAGGCGTTGACTATCAAATAGACATTGAAGCGGTCAACCAATCAATGCGTCAAGAAAAAAGAGGCGCCCATATGTTTGTCCGCAACTTAACCGGCCGCTGGGCAAAAAACCATCGTCAACTAAAAGCGGGTGTTTATAAACTAACAAAAGAAAATTCTTTGAAATATTTGAGGCCGGGCTATGATTTATGCCACTTAGAAAACAATGAAGAGTTTTTATTAGCGGACGGCGTTCCGTTAAAAAAATCTCATTTCAGTCCCAATCGCCGCCTCTGTCGCGTCTTAACTCTTAACTCGTTATTAGACGAGACAGATTACAAAAAATTAAACCCCTGGGCAACGCAAGTAGCCCAAACCGTTTACGGGGCGTTCCAAATAAAACCGGTCCGTTTCGTTAAAATTAAAAAATTCTTCGCCCCTAACTTCTTAGCAAAGGGCTAA
- the ychF gene encoding redox-regulated ATPase YchF, producing MSLSVGIVGLPNVGKSTLFQAITKKQVDCANYPFCTIDPNVGVVKVPDERVEKLAALSGSAKKVYATMEFIDIAGLVKGASQGEGLGNKFLANIKETDAILYILRCFKNEKIINTQTEINVLDDKEILDTEMALKDLAMADKIIFGLEKKIRANDKEAEKEGGVLKKARDFLEKGLVLIDQNWEEEEAKILNSHQFLTMKPRLYLLNGGADEIPENIKDLFKKNEWRFLTMDTLIELEAIDFSGEERISLGLEKEPQINALIRESYQLLNLITFLTTGEDETRAWTLKKGKTIREAAGVIHSDFEERFIRADVINWQDLLEAGGYEKAREKGLIKTEGKEYIAQDGDVVVIKSDA from the coding sequence ATGTCTCTATCAGTTGGAATTGTTGGTTTGCCTAATGTGGGGAAATCAACTTTATTTCAAGCGATTACAAAAAAACAGGTGGATTGCGCCAATTATCCATTTTGCACAATTGACCCGAATGTGGGTGTGGTTAAGGTTCCCGATGAGAGGGTTGAAAAACTCGCCGCGTTGAGCGGCTCCGCGAAAAAAGTTTATGCGACGATGGAATTTATTGATATCGCCGGATTAGTTAAAGGAGCGAGCCAAGGGGAAGGTCTGGGCAATAAATTTTTGGCGAACATTAAAGAAACGGACGCGATTTTATACATTCTGCGATGTTTTAAAAACGAAAAAATTATTAACACCCAAACGGAAATTAATGTTTTGGACGATAAAGAAATTTTAGACACAGAAATGGCGTTGAAGGACTTGGCGATGGCGGATAAAATCATTTTTGGGCTGGAAAAGAAAATCAGAGCGAACGATAAAGAGGCAGAGAAAGAAGGCGGTGTTTTAAAAAAAGCGCGCGATTTTTTAGAAAAAGGACTTGTTTTAATTGACCAAAACTGGGAAGAAGAGGAAGCGAAAATATTAAACAGTCATCAATTTTTAACAATGAAGCCGAGGTTGTATTTATTAAACGGAGGCGCGGATGAAATTCCAGAAAATATTAAGGATTTATTTAAAAAGAATGAATGGCGTTTTTTGACAATGGATACTTTAATAGAATTGGAGGCGATTGATTTTAGCGGAGAGGAAAGAATATCTTTAGGGTTAGAGAAAGAACCGCAAATCAACGCCCTTATCAGGGAATCGTATCAATTGCTTAATTTAATAACTTTTTTAACGACTGGCGAGGACGAGACGCGCGCTTGGACGCTTAAAAAAGGAAAAACAATCCGAGAGGCGGCGGGCGTAATCCATAGTGATTTTGAAGAACGGTTTATTAGGGCTGATGTAATTAACTGGCAGGATTTACTTGAAGCGGGCGGATACGAAAAAGCCCGCGAAAAGGGGCTTATTAAAACAGAAGGGAAGGAATATATCGCGCAAGACGGCGATGTAGTTGTGATAAAGAGTGACGCTTAG
- a CDS encoding PBP1A family penicillin-binding protein, with protein sequence MRKKKRKIIRALFRFAVFCGVFFVLGVVGIFAYFAKDLPDPSKMEERQIVESTKIYDRTGEVILYDIHGEEKRTIIPFEEIPQFVKDATVAIEDDNFYHHFGVDWKGILRAAWANLNKNKISQGGSTITQQFIKNAYLGGPMAERTYPRKIKEVVLAVELESKYTKDEILGFYLNQVPYGSNAYGVESASQTFLNKSARDITLAEAAILAALTQAPSYYSPYGSHPEELKNRQEYVLDRMVKFNYITEEQAKIAKEEKIEYVGRLDLKAHHFVAMVEEYLEEKYSGTYADINKAGLKVHTTLDWDLQQLAEEVVNEGALENEKRYNADNAALVALDPKTGQVLALVGSKNYAEDQFNVATSPYRQPGSSFKPFAYAAAFQKGFNPESILFDLPTSFGKFGPGEGTEYAPNNYDLKFRGPLTMRQALAQSINLPAVKTLYLAGVSETINLAQDMGITTLKDRKQYGLSLVLGGGEVKLIDETAAYGVFAAEGVRHQTNFILKIEDAEGNILEEYKDKATNVLEQQIALQITDILSDEAARAPMFGAKSNLYTADLPTAAKTGTTQDYTDGWTIGYTPRLVVGVWAGNNDFTEKMKKGAAGLYVAAPIWNEFITKAHETQNIEVENFTAPKPITSSAIPMLNGEIAYNNKVKIDKISKKLATNLTPPDLIEEHIYQEVHCVLYYTNKSAEDPQFQNWEGPVLEWARNQPCAKGVCYNQNPPTQSDDIHTIENQPKIKITSPEQNDLISQSVLTIQAEAEASLGIKQTDFFFNNQLIGSDTIKPYSVNFNILPYLTNSSTQTIKVRAYDTVLNRQEDEIEIKTVFTP encoded by the coding sequence ATGCGAAAGAAGAAGAGGAAAATTATTAGGGCTCTTTTTAGATTTGCCGTTTTTTGCGGGGTTTTTTTCGTTTTGGGAGTTGTTGGGATTTTCGCCTATTTTGCCAAAGACCTGCCCGACCCGTCTAAAATGGAGGAGCGGCAGATTGTTGAGTCAACGAAAATTTACGACCGAACGGGAGAAGTAATACTTTATGATATTCACGGAGAGGAAAAAAGAACAATTATTCCTTTCGAAGAAATTCCCCAATTCGTCAAAGACGCGACAGTTGCGATTGAAGATGATAATTTTTACCATCATTTTGGCGTTGATTGGAAAGGAATTTTGCGCGCGGCCTGGGCGAATTTAAATAAAAATAAAATCTCTCAAGGCGGTTCCACAATCACCCAGCAATTTATTAAAAACGCCTACTTGGGTGGCCCCATGGCGGAAAGAACTTATCCGCGAAAAATAAAGGAAGTTGTTTTGGCGGTGGAATTAGAAAGCAAATATACAAAAGACGAAATTTTGGGATTTTATTTAAACCAAGTCCCCTACGGCTCAAACGCTTACGGAGTTGAATCGGCGAGCCAAACATTCCTTAATAAATCAGCGCGAGATATAACGCTGGCGGAAGCGGCGATTTTAGCCGCCCTAACCCAAGCGCCCAGTTATTATTCCCCTTACGGCTCACACCCGGAAGAACTTAAAAACAGACAGGAATATGTTTTAGACCGAATGGTTAAATTCAACTATATCACCGAGGAGCAGGCGAAAATAGCAAAAGAAGAAAAAATAGAATATGTTGGGCGATTAGACCTTAAAGCGCATCATTTTGTCGCGATGGTTGAAGAATATTTAGAAGAAAAATACAGCGGAACTTATGCCGATATTAATAAGGCGGGCTTAAAGGTTCACACTACTTTAGACTGGGATCTCCAACAATTAGCCGAAGAAGTCGTCAACGAAGGAGCTCTGGAAAATGAGAAAAGATACAACGCCGATAACGCCGCTTTAGTGGCGCTTGATCCAAAAACTGGACAGGTTCTCGCTCTGGTCGGCTCAAAAAACTACGCCGAAGACCAATTTAATGTCGCCACTAGCCCTTACCGACAGCCCGGCTCTTCTTTTAAGCCGTTCGCTTACGCCGCCGCTTTCCAAAAGGGATTTAATCCTGAAAGTATTTTATTTGATCTGCCGACCAGTTTTGGCAAATTCGGACCAGGAGAAGGGACGGAATACGCGCCAAACAATTATGACTTAAAATTCAGAGGGCCGCTCACGATGAGGCAGGCGCTCGCCCAATCCATCAACCTTCCCGCCGTTAAAACACTTTACCTTGCCGGCGTCAGCGAAACGATCAACTTAGCGCAAGATATGGGAATTACGACCCTTAAAGACAGAAAGCAATATGGCTTGTCTTTGGTTTTGGGGGGCGGCGAGGTTAAACTTATAGACGAAACCGCCGCTTATGGCGTTTTCGCCGCCGAAGGGGTTAGACATCAAACAAACTTTATTCTTAAAATAGAGGACGCGGAAGGAAATATTTTAGAAGAATACAAGGACAAAGCGACAAATGTTTTAGAGCAACAAATCGCCCTTCAAATTACTGACATTCTCTCGGACGAAGCGGCGCGCGCGCCCATGTTCGGCGCCAAATCAAATCTTTATACCGCAGACCTACCAACCGCCGCCAAAACAGGCACAACCCAGGACTACACGGACGGATGGACAATCGGATACACCCCACGATTAGTCGTTGGCGTCTGGGCGGGAAACAACGATTTTACGGAAAAAATGAAAAAAGGCGCGGCCGGTCTCTATGTCGCCGCCCCGATTTGGAATGAGTTTATAACAAAAGCGCATGAGACACAAAACATAGAAGTAGAAAATTTTACGGCGCCTAAACCAATCACGAGTAGCGCGATTCCTATGCTCAACGGGGAAATCGCGTATAATAATAAAGTTAAAATTGATAAAATTTCCAAAAAATTAGCCACAAATTTAACTCCTCCTGATTTAATTGAAGAACATATTTATCAAGAAGTTCATTGCGTCCTTTATTACACCAACAAATCCGCCGAAGACCCTCAATTCCAAAATTGGGAAGGACCTGTTTTAGAATGGGCGAGAAATCAACCCTGCGCTAAAGGCGTTTGTTATAACCAAAATCCCCCGACTCAATCTGACGACATTCATACAATAGAAAACCAGCCGAAAATAAAAATCACTTCGCCCGAGCAAAACGATTTAATTAGCCAGTCGGTTTTAACTATCCAAGCCGAAGCCGAAGCGTCTTTAGGGATTAAACAAACCGACTTCTTTTTTAATAACCAATTAATCGGTTCTGACACAATTAAGCCATACTCCGTCAATTTCAACATTCTCCCCTATCTAACTAATTCCTCCACCCAAACAATCAAGGTCCGCGCCTACGACACCGTCCTCAACAGACAAGAAGACGAGATAGAGATAAAGACGGTTTTTACGCCTTGA
- the dnaN gene encoding DNA polymerase III subunit beta, whose protein sequence is MQLICLQENFKKVLNIAERIIGRSLTLPILNNILLSTEKNKLKISSTNLEIGINCWLSGKIEKEGSITVPAKLISSFVNNLPNKKILLKTKNNQLEVKCENYKSVINGLSSDDFPIIPKITDSPLIKIKGSVLKNNFAQVVDMVSFSESRPEISGVYMEFNNNSIKLAATDSFRLAEKNIEINDKKLNKQFIIIPQKTVQELIRILGEDDIDVDIILSHNQVLFDLGDVQIISRLIDGQYPDYQQIIPNKFITQVVVNKAELINNIKIASLFSEKNNNINFSIKPDKSIIEVSAKSGDIGENKSQLEAKIEGKGLDIILNSRYFLDGLNNIFSDKVIIGLNADTKPVVVRPFGDISYTYVIMPIKA, encoded by the coding sequence ATGCAATTAATTTGTCTTCAAGAAAATTTTAAAAAGGTTTTAAATATCGCCGAAAGAATTATAGGCAGAAGTTTAACTTTACCTATTTTAAATAATATACTTTTATCCACCGAAAAAAATAAACTAAAAATATCTTCAACTAATTTAGAAATAGGGATTAATTGCTGGTTAAGCGGGAAGATTGAAAAAGAGGGCAGTATTACCGTGCCGGCTAAATTAATTAGCAGTTTTGTGAATAACTTGCCTAATAAAAAAATATTACTTAAAACAAAAAATAACCAATTAGAGGTTAAATGCGAGAATTATAAGTCAGTTATTAATGGCTTAAGTTCTGATGATTTTCCAATTATTCCTAAAATTACCGACAGTCCTTTAATAAAAATAAAAGGAAGTGTTTTGAAAAATAATTTCGCGCAAGTTGTGGATATGGTTTCTTTTTCTGAATCGCGTCCAGAAATATCAGGCGTTTATATGGAATTTAATAATAATTCAATTAAATTAGCCGCGACTGATAGTTTTCGTTTGGCTGAAAAAAACATTGAAATTAATGATAAAAAATTAAACAAGCAGTTTATTATTATCCCCCAAAAAACAGTTCAAGAGTTGATTAGGATTTTAGGGGAAGATGATATTGATGTGGATATTATTTTGTCTCATAATCAGGTTTTATTTGATTTAGGCGATGTTCAAATTATCTCCAGGTTAATAGATGGTCAATACCCAGATTATCAACAGATTATCCCAAATAAATTTATAACCCAGGTTGTGGTTAATAAGGCAGAATTAATTAATAATATTAAAATCGCCAGTTTGTTTAGCGAGAAAAATAATAATATTAATTTTTCAATCAAGCCCGACAAATCAATAATAGAGGTTTCCGCGAAGAGCGGAGATATTGGAGAAAACAAGTCGCAATTAGAAGCGAAAATTGAAGGAAAGGGTTTGGATATAATATTAAATTCCCGCTATTTCTTAGATGGGTTAAATAATATTTTCAGCGACAAAGTAATTATAGGACTAAATGCCGACACAAAACCAGTAGTAGTCAGACCCTTTGGAGATATTAGCTATACTTATGTTATAATGCCAATCAAGGCGTAA
- the dnaA gene encoding chromosomal replication initiator protein DnaA, with protein sequence MMNLKELWQTVLGEVELNISKASFITWFRDTKIDSQKEGLITVSAPNGFTKEWLENKYNKLILKILRDNSTDIKEVNFIIGKAKQINDDSKNETIRIPDSIGSQLNFQEFSINKETNLNPKYTFDNFVIGSFNELAQAAGRAITKNLGTLYNPLFVYGGVGLGKTHLMQAIGNHLIKKNPPKKVKYLSSEKFTNELINAIRKKGMDSFKDKYRKIDVLIMDDIQFIAGKEKTQEEFFHTFNYLYQKNKQIIITSDRQPSAISTLEDRLRSRFEGGMIADISYPDLETRIAILKNKTKEKEFKISEDVLTYIATNVQRNIRELEGALNRVIAYSQLNNTIPTLEGASKILSQIINPPQKTTNYKNIIKTVAEFYDINISDLINRSRKKELVQPRQISMYLIRKELSGSYPFIGEKVGGRDHTTVMYACQKIDNALKNNSSFQQEIDLIKERLYN encoded by the coding sequence ATTATGAACTTAAAAGAACTCTGGCAAACCGTCTTAGGCGAGGTTGAATTAAATATTTCTAAAGCAAGTTTTATTACTTGGTTTAGAGACACCAAGATTGATTCCCAAAAAGAAGGGTTAATTACTGTGAGCGCGCCAAATGGATTTACCAAAGAGTGGCTGGAAAATAAGTATAATAAACTTATTTTAAAAATTCTTCGCGATAATTCAACCGACATTAAAGAGGTTAATTTTATTATCGGCAAAGCAAAACAGATAAACGACGATTCTAAAAACGAAACGATTCGAATTCCCGATTCAATCGGAAGCCAACTTAATTTTCAAGAGTTTTCTATTAATAAAGAAACAAACTTAAATCCTAAATATACTTTTGATAATTTTGTTATTGGTTCTTTTAATGAATTAGCCCAAGCGGCGGGTAGAGCAATTACTAAAAATCTTGGAACACTCTATAACCCCCTTTTTGTCTATGGAGGAGTAGGGTTAGGTAAAACCCACCTTATGCAGGCAATTGGAAATCATTTAATAAAAAAAAATCCGCCTAAAAAAGTAAAATACTTAAGTTCTGAAAAATTTACCAACGAATTAATTAATGCTATTAGAAAAAAGGGGATGGATAGTTTTAAAGATAAATATCGCAAAATAGATGTTTTAATTATGGATGATATTCAGTTTATCGCCGGCAAAGAAAAAACTCAAGAAGAATTTTTTCATACATTTAATTATCTTTATCAGAAAAACAAGCAAATTATTATTACTTCCGATAGACAACCAAGCGCGATTTCCACATTAGAAGATCGGCTTCGTTCGCGTTTTGAAGGAGGAATGATCGCTGATATTAGTTATCCTGATTTAGAAACAAGAATAGCTATTTTAAAAAACAAAACAAAAGAGAAGGAATTTAAAATTTCCGAAGATGTTTTAACTTATATCGCCACAAATGTCCAAAGAAATATTAGAGAATTAGAAGGGGCGCTTAACCGCGTCATCGCTTATTCTCAATTAAATAACACTATTCCTACACTAGAAGGCGCTTCTAAAATACTTTCTCAAATTATTAACCCCCCTCAAAAAACAACAAATTATAAAAATATAATTAAAACAGTGGCTGAATTTTATGATATTAATATTAGTGATTTAATTAACCGTTCAAGAAAAAAAGAATTAGTCCAACCACGCCAAATTAGTATGTATTTAATTAGAAAAGAATTAAGCGGGTCTTATCCTTTTATTGGTGAAAAAGTCGGCGGTCGCGACCACACAACCGTAATGTATGCTTGCCAAAAAATAGACAATGCATTAAAAAATAATTCGTCTTTTCAACAGGAGATAGATTTAATCAAAGAACGGCTATATAATTAA
- the rpmH gene encoding 50S ribosomal protein L34, with protein sequence MSITYQPKKNKRKKTSGFRKRMSTQMGKKVLSNRRGKKRKKLTA encoded by the coding sequence ATGTCTATTACTTATCAACCAAAAAAGAATAAAAGAAAGAAAACAAGCGGGTTTAGAAAAAGAATGTCCACACAAATGGGCAAGAAAGTTTTGTCTAATAGAAGAGGAAAAAAGAGAAAAAAACTAACCGCGTAA
- the rnpA gene encoding ribonuclease P protein component, producing MLPKEHKLKKKNDFKAVFNNGRYCQKSFIKLKFAKNNLQKNRFGFIVGLKVSKKAVERNQIKRRLEEITRLIFNELKQGFDVVVMVDPVIKEKIYSEIKEELVGLYKKVIWK from the coding sequence ATGTTACCCAAAGAACATAAACTAAAAAAGAAAAACGATTTTAAGGCAGTATTTAACAACGGAAGATATTGTCAGAAGAGTTTTATTAAATTAAAATTTGCGAAAAACAACCTTCAAAAAAATCGCTTTGGGTTTATTGTGGGATTAAAAGTATCTAAAAAAGCGGTGGAAAGAAACCAAATTAAACGGCGACTAGAAGAAATAACGCGGCTAATTTTTAATGAATTAAAGCAAGGGTTTGATGTTGTAGTTATGGTTGACCCCGTAATTAAAGAAAAAATATACAGCGAGATTAAAGAAGAATTAGTAGGATTATATAAAAAAGTTATATGGAAATAA
- a CDS encoding YidC/Oxa1 family membrane protein insertase, translating to MEIIVKIFDQVLYLPLLNALIWIYNILPFRDLGIAIVILTIIIRFILYPLSKKAIQSQKAMAKLQPDIKEVQKKFKDKEEQAKQMMLLYKKHKINPAAGCLPILVQFPVLIALYRVFFTGLNLENMNNLYGFIQKPETLNFMFLGLIDLSQRSIFLALLAGGLQFVQSKMIMPQKSVGQKSKGSDMASMMGQQMMYFMPIITVFIAWRLPAALPLYWVVITLFGIIQQHFTKT from the coding sequence ATGGAAATAATAGTAAAAATATTTGATCAAGTTCTTTATCTTCCTTTATTAAACGCCTTAATTTGGATATATAACATCCTTCCTTTTCGCGATTTAGGAATAGCGATTGTTATTTTAACTATTATCATCCGCTTTATTCTCTATCCTCTTTCTAAAAAAGCCATCCAGTCGCAAAAAGCGATGGCTAAGCTGCAGCCAGACATTAAAGAGGTTCAGAAAAAATTTAAAGACAAAGAAGAGCAAGCGAAACAGATGATGCTTTTGTATAAAAAGCATAAAATTAATCCAGCGGCTGGTTGTTTGCCTATTTTAGTTCAATTCCCAGTTTTAATCGCGTTATACAGAGTTTTTTTCACAGGTCTTAATCTTGAAAACATGAATAATCTTTACGGATTTATTCAAAAACCAGAAACGCTTAACTTTATGTTTTTAGGACTAATTGACCTTTCTCAAAGAAGTATTTTTTTAGCTCTTTTGGCAGGCGGACTACAGTTTGTTCAATCAAAGATGATTATGCCGCAAAAAAGCGTTGGGCAAAAAAGTAAGGGTTCAGATATGGCTTCTATGATGGGCCAGCAAATGATGTATTTTATGCCCATCATCACTGTTTTTATCGCTTGGAGATTGCCAGCCGCCCTTCCTCTTTATTGGGTAGTGATTACTCTTTTCGGAATTATCCAACAACATTTTACAAAAACATGA
- a CDS encoding KH domain-containing protein: MTNTNNIIKETVEELLRKMSFEGEVDIDSFNKDDVLANIQTKQAGYLIGQSGANLDALQFLARIVVNKRNEEPIHFILDVNSYRKSRIESLRDLANNIAQKTLSDQVSVTLRPMPAYERRIIHLVLAENLDISTESVGEGAERRIVVKPANY; the protein is encoded by the coding sequence ATGACAAACACAAACAATATTATCAAAGAAACAGTGGAGGAATTGTTGAGAAAAATGAGTTTTGAGGGCGAGGTTGATATTGATTCTTTTAATAAGGATGATGTTTTAGCGAACATTCAAACCAAACAAGCGGGATATTTAATCGGGCAGTCGGGGGCCAATTTGGATGCTTTGCAATTTTTAGCGAGGATTGTCGTAAACAAGAGAAACGAAGAGCCAATTCATTTTATTTTAGATGTTAATTCTTATCGCAAAAGCAGAATAGAATCATTAAGGGATTTGGCTAATAATATCGCCCAAAAAACATTATCAGACCAGGTGTCGGTCACTCTCCGCCCAATGCCCGCTTACGAGAGAAGGATTATTCATTTGGTTCTGGCTGAAAATTTGGATATTAGCACGGAAAGCGTTGGCGAAGGCGCGGAAAGAAGAATTGTTGTAAAACCCGCGAATTATTAA
- a CDS encoding PRC-barrel domain-containing protein — MLINAKKIIGNKVFSQNGSSLGRVTDFQVDVSGQNIVKYFVSGDFFNLIKEPLIIDASQIIEIKKDRIIVEDAAIPEKEKAPSVVEYAK; from the coding sequence ATGCTTATTAACGCTAAAAAAATTATTGGAAATAAAGTTTTTAGCCAAAACGGTTCTTCTTTGGGCAGAGTTACTGATTTTCAAGTGGATGTCTCCGGACAGAATATTGTTAAATATTTCGTTTCAGGGGACTTTTTTAATTTAATCAAAGAGCCGTTAATTATCGACGCTAGTCAAATTATTGAGATCAAAAAAGACAGAATTATAGTTGAAGACGCGGCTATTCCAGAGAAAGAAAAAGCGCCTTCTGTGGTTGAGTATGCTAAGTAG